TGTGGCGAGGGATAAACCGTAACCACATAATTAAAAGGCTGGCCCGAGCAGCCGTTAACCACCGGTATTATGGTATATGTAACATCAACCGGATCGGCGGTTGCGCTGGTAAGCGTCTCGGTAATTTGTGGCGATGACTGATTGGATACCGCCGTGTTACTTATCCCGGCCACTGCCGCACGCGACCATAAAAAGGTTGTACCCGGCTGATCGGCCGTGATATCATAACTCTGCGCAACGCCACTGCAAATGATATTGGCCGATGCACTGGTTATTTTTGCCAGTTTGGTTACCGTAACATCAACCTTGGTCCGCTCGCTCACGCAGCCATCAACCACGGCCTGTACATAATAGCTTGTATTACTTACTAACCCTGGGGTTACATAAATACTATCAAGCGAAAGTAGTGTGCCGCCAACGGGAGCATCATACCACTGGTAAGTACCTTTTGAGCCCCGGGCGGTAAGCGTGGTGGGACTGCCCTCGCAGGCCACCAGGCTGCGTACTATGGGTGGCTGCGGCTGTTCGTTAACCCTTACAGTTACAGCCGTCATTTCGCTGATTAAATTACCTACGGTGGTATTTACATAGTAGGTTGTTGTTTGTGTAAGTGGCGGGGTAATAAAGTTTGGTCCGGTGGATAGTTCGGTACCGTTTTCGGCAGCATCATACCAATGGTAGGTGCCGCCCGGGCCCGTAGCAGATACTGTAGCAATGCTGCCCTTACAAGTTGATGTACCGGGGGCAGTAGGTGCCGGTAAACCGGTAGTTATATTAATAATCACTTTATCAACGCCGGGGCCGCAGGTTCCTGATGGATCATCGGTTGTGAGGGTAAGCGTTACCTGGCGTTCGCCCGCCGCGGGGGTATAAGTTGCGTCCCCCCGGTCAGGATCAGAAAACTTACCCAAACCGCCTGACCATCGCCCTCCGGCTACCCCAATTATACTGCCCGCCAGTTGTACGGTGCTTCCCGGTGCTACAGTTTGATCGGGACCGGCATCGGCAATAGCCCCCTGATCAATGGTAACTTTAGCCTTTTCTGAGCTGGCTATCGTTCCGTCGAAATTGTAAATGGTGTTCGTAACCTCGTAGGTTCCTGGTTGAGTTTTGGCTAAATTTATTTCGCCCGTGGCTGTGCTGGTAAAAGTTAAACCCGCTGGTGTAGCCGTAAAAGTGCCCGCGCTTGCATTAGGAAAAAACTTTGGCTGTGGATTAAGGCCGAACTGACAAAACGGCCCCCCGTAGGCAAACCGGGCATTCAATACCGAAACAATATTTACACCCGCGCTATAAGTTGCCGCACAAGACCCATTACTGGTTATCGTAACAATGTATTGGCCAGGCGCACTTGCTTTTACATCAATTTCGCCGGTGTGATCATCAACAAAAACCAGCCCGGCAGGCGATGAAGTAAAAGTGCCACCCGACGGATTATTAATTATCGGTTTGGGATTAGGGCTTTTAGGAGTAAAAGTTCCCGAAGGATATACAAATTGTGTATCATCTGTAGAGCTAATGTTAACCGTAACCGGCACCCGTTGGCTCACGCAATCGCCTACCCTGCTTTGAATGTAGTAGACAGTTTTCTCGGAGAGCTTTGGGGTTGTAAAATTACTACCCGTAAACAACGGCGTTCCGCCGGCAGGCACACCAAACCATTCGATAATACCGCTTCCGCCGGCTTTTAGTTGTGCCGATGTTCCCGAACAAACTGAGGTGCCACTTGCGACAGGCGGCGACGGGCGGGTTATCACATCAACTGTAACGGCTGTGCGGGGGCTCACACAATCGTTAACCGAGGTTTCGACATAATAAGTTGCCTGGGAAGTTAAATTGGGGGTAACATAAGTTGAACCTGTTGATAATAGTTTGCCGCCAGTAGCGCTATCATACCAGGCATAGCTGCCACTTGCGCCGGTAGCGGTAAGTACCGCCGCGCCGTTATAACAAACTGTAGTATTTGAAACTTTGGGTGCTGCAAGCGGTTTGATAACCGTAACCTGCACAGCAGTACGTGTACTGGCGCAACCATTGGCAGTTGCCTGTAAATAGTAGGTTTTACTTTCGGTTAATGCCGGTGTGGTATAATGGGGCGAAGCAGCCAGCAGTTTGCCTCCCACGGGGGCATCATACCACTGATAGTTTCCATCGGCCGGTGATGTTGTAAATAGTGAGGCCATCGCACCCGAACAAATTACAGCTCCGGCAGCAACAGGGGTGGCAACCGGAGGATTAACTGCCACTTTTACGGCTGCGCGCTCGCTTATACACCCTGCATTGCTGCGGTTTTCAACATAATAAGTGGTATTACTTGTAAGTGCAGGCGTATTAAAGGTGACGCCCGTTTTTAGCAGGCGGCCGCCAATGGCAGCATCATACCAGGCATAGGTACCCACCGGTTTTGCGGCGGCAGTTAAGGTTGTACCTGTATTGTAACAAACCGTAGCAGTTTGCGGTGCGGGCGTTTGCGGTATAGGGCTTACAAATACGGTTACCGGTACACGCGGGCTTTCGCAATCGTTAAGCTTTACCTGTACGTAATATGTTTTGGTGGCAGTTAATGCCGGGGTTGTATAGTCGGGACTCGAAATCAAGGAAACTCCGCCTGTTGGTACATCAAACCAATCAAAAAAACCCTCGGGCGCATCGGCATGCAAACTGGCTACCTGCCCCGAGCAAATATTGACATTGGTAACAACAGGTGTAGGCGGCGGCGGATTTACCCTGGCTATAACCGGCGTTGGCGCACTGGTACAGCCGTTAGTTGCGGCAACCACATAATAAATTGTTGTTTTAAGCAAGGGTGGTGTTCTAAACGACGGCCCCGAACCAACAACTTTACCTCCTGTTGCTGCGTCATACCAGGTATAACTATCGGCACCGCTGGCCAGCAAGGTAGCACCCCCCCCCGAACATACTGCAGCACCGGCCACATCGGGTTTGCCGGTTATGAAAACTGTTACGGCTGTGCGGGGGCTTGTACAGCCACCAACGGTAGTTTCAACATAGAAGGTTGTGGTGCCCATTATGGGAGGCGTAACGTAGGTGTCGCCGGTTTTTAAAAAGTTACCACTTACGGGTGCATCATACCATTGATAAACACCGCCCGAGCCTGTTGCAGTGAGCGTAGCCGGACTATTTTGGCAAACTACGGCGTTTTTGGCCGCAGGCGCTGCCGGCGTACTTGCCTCGCGCAGTGTAATGCCTTTGGCAACAGCTTTGCAGCCGGTGGTTTTATCAGTAACGGTTACGGTATAAGTGCCTGCTTTGTTAGCGCTAATGGTTGAGCCGGTTTCGCCGGTGCTCCATAAATAAGTGAAGGGCCCGGTACCAGCAGTAGTAGCGGCGGTTAACACCACCGAACTTCCCGAACAAATGGTGGTCCCGGGCGATGATATATTAACACTTAAGGCGCAGTTTTGTGCGCTTAAGCCAAATGGCAACGCCAGGAATAAAAATAATATAGTAAATAAACGCTTGCTCATGAAACCTTAAAAGCCTTTAAATCATATTAGTTAATTATAAGGTTGTCACAGACATTATTGCGAAGTATTTATGTTCAGGGCGATAAATAGCTTTACTATGCCGGTACAATTAATCAGGTGAGGATTTATACGGCTGTTTTGTTCAAATTGTTCAGTTTTGGAGGCCGATTGTTAACTTTTTGGAAATTTTCTTTCGAGATAAAAAATATCGCTTACCGATAAACCTTTCATTACCTGTAAGTTTGTTTTTACTGCCGGTAGAATCTCCCGACAACGGGGCATTAGGTTAACACAATGATTACCGTTACTTAAATATTTCTTATTACAGCAACTTGCCGCCTTATCTACCTTTGGCCCCTGGCAAACACCAACCATTTAAAATGAAACGCAGAGATTTTATTAAAAATACCACAATTACGGCGCTTGGCGCATCCATCATAACACCAATAACAGCCCTTGCAGGCGAAACCGTTACCCATTTTGAAAGTGACGATCTTTCACCATCGGCCGGTTTGAAAGATGAATTTAACGTGCATTTTATGGCTATTGGCGATTGGGGCCGCAACGGCGAATACGACCAGACCGAAGTAGCCAAACAAATGGGTTTGTGGGGGGCCGCCAATCCTAACGATTTTGTGGTATCTGTTGGCGATAACTTTTATCCGCTTGGCGTAATCAGCGAAAACGACCCGCTTTTTCACTATTCGTTCGAAAATATTTACACCGCACACTCGCTGCAATGTAACTGGTACCCTGTTTTAGGAAATCATGACTGGGGTGCCGATCCGCAGGCGCAGGTAAGATACAGCAAGGTAAGCCGCCGCTGGAATATGCCATCACTCTACTATAAAAAAGAATTCCCTTTAGGCAAAACCGGCGACAAAACGGATAAGTTATTAATGCTGATGATTGATACCGACCCGATGCTTCACGAAGACAAAAAGCAAATGGTTGAAGAGCAGATGGTATGGATTAATGAGCAACTGAAAAACGCATCGGCCGATGTAAAGTGGAAAATGGTTGTTGGTCATCACCCCTATTACACTGTTGGTCCGCGTATTAAAAATTATGATACGCTTACGATACGAGAAAAAATGGCCGGTATTTTTGAAAAATATAAGGTTGATGTTTACCTATCGGGACATGATCATTCACTGCAACACCTAAAACCTGAGGGATACACGCACCAGTTTATTTCTGGTGCAGGCTCGGAGCTTACTCCGGTTACCTCGGGCATACCCTATAGTAAATTTGAGGCTTCTGAACACGGGTTTATGTACTTTGCCATCAACAGCAATAAACTGCATGTTAAGGCTATTAACATGGCGGGTAAAGTTTTATACGAAACTACGCTGACTAAGTAAGCCCCTGCCAGCTAAGGGTGAACAAACAAATCCTTTAAATATAATGAAAGCCGGAACCAGCACATCTGCTCGTCCCGGCTTTTAATTAATTGGCGATATTTTCTTAATCCAAAAACTTAGCTCTAAGCGCTTTGATGTCCTTATCGGTTAACCCAATCTGGGTTTTAAGATAATTATCAATCGACCCGTATTGTTTTTTGATGGCTGTGAAAGTGGCGTCAAGGTATTCCTTTTTAACGCTTAATACATCTTTGGCCACGTTCTCATCAATTTTCATAAAATTCACCATGCCGTTAACAGATTTTGCATTTTCGGCTGCGCGATAATAGTTCGAAGCTTCATAGTCCTTCATAATAGTTTCGTACGGAACGCCTAAACTGTATAACAACAAGGCAGCACCTATACCGGTACGGTCTTTACCCGCTGTACAGTGAAACACCAGGCTCTTATCTTCCGGCATTGCCAGCAGCTTACCAAAAAATGGCTTGTACCTGTCGGCCAGGAATGTTGTATTGGCATAATAAGCTGTCATCACCGAGTCGCCATGGGTTGTTTTCCTCAGGCTTTGCATCATATTGCCGTTGGCATCATCACTGCCAGCCGGGCATAAAATATAATCGGTATTGGGGTTCATCCGGTCGGGAGCCTGTTTTGACTCTTGAGTGCCACGTAAATCCACATCATAAGCTATTTTACGTTCGGCTAAAGTGGCCAGATCCTGATCCGTTAATTTACTCATATCCGCGCTGCGGTAAACCTTTCCCCATTTTACGTGGTGTCCGTCTTTAGTGGCATAACCGCCAATATCGCGAAAATTTACAGCGCCTTGCAATTCAACCTTGCGTTTGGTGCTGTCGGCAATTTGAGCTTGCGTTTGCCCGGCAAGGCAAACAGATAATAACAATAGTAATTTTTTCATATCCGTTTTAAATGTAAAAAACAGAGGCCCGAAACCGGACCCCTGTTTAATTAATTAATCGTATGTATATTATTTAGTAAGCCACATATCCTTATACAAATCATCAGTACCGCCGTACTGGCTTTGTATAGCAGCGTTTACATTAGCAGTGTTATAAACCTTTTCGTCGGTTGGATACTGCCACCTGCGTGGGATCAGGTTATTTGATGTGCCTATACCCGGGCCTCCCTGTACCAATGCAGGGATGCCTGTACGACGCCAGTTGTAATATGCTTCCCAACCTGAGTTTTGGAACATCGAAACATACTTCTGGTTCAGGATCTGGGTTAAACCGGCAGCATTGTCGCCTGTATAAGCAGCAGCTGTTTTAAAGGCAGCAACATCTGCAGTAACTGTACCTAATGTATTACCTTTTATATCGCCTATAGTAAGGCTTTGACCATTGCTGATACCGTAGAAAGCTAATGACGCATCGATACCATTACCATACCATGTAGCGGCACTAACACCCGGCAACCAGCCACGGTTAGCAGCTTCGGCAATG
The sequence above is a segment of the Mucilaginibacter celer genome. Coding sequences within it:
- a CDS encoding metallophosphoesterase, translated to MKRRDFIKNTTITALGASIITPITALAGETVTHFESDDLSPSAGLKDEFNVHFMAIGDWGRNGEYDQTEVAKQMGLWGAANPNDFVVSVGDNFYPLGVISENDPLFHYSFENIYTAHSLQCNWYPVLGNHDWGADPQAQVRYSKVSRRWNMPSLYYKKEFPLGKTGDKTDKLLMLMIDTDPMLHEDKKQMVEEQMVWINEQLKNASADVKWKMVVGHHPYYTVGPRIKNYDTLTIREKMAGIFEKYKVDVYLSGHDHSLQHLKPEGYTHQFISGAGSELTPVTSGIPYSKFEASEHGFMYFAINSNKLHVKAINMAGKVLYETTLTK
- a CDS encoding tyrosine-protein phosphatase, producing the protein MKKLLLLLSVCLAGQTQAQIADSTKRKVELQGAVNFRDIGGYATKDGHHVKWGKVYRSADMSKLTDQDLATLAERKIAYDVDLRGTQESKQAPDRMNPNTDYILCPAGSDDANGNMMQSLRKTTHGDSVMTAYYANTTFLADRYKPFFGKLLAMPEDKSLVFHCTAGKDRTGIGAALLLYSLGVPYETIMKDYEASNYYRAAENAKSVNGMVNFMKIDENVAKDVLSVKKEYLDATFTAIKKQYGSIDNYLKTQIGLTDKDIKALRAKFLD
- a CDS encoding PKD-like domain-containing protein, yielding MSKRLFTILFLFLALPFGLSAQNCALSVNISSPGTTICSGSSVVLTAATTAGTGPFTYLWSTGETGSTISANKAGTYTVTVTDKTTGCKAVAKGITLREASTPAAPAAKNAVVCQNSPATLTATGSGGVYQWYDAPVSGNFLKTGDTYVTPPIMGTTTFYVETTVGGCTSPRTAVTVFITGKPDVAGAAVCSGGGATLLASGADSYTWYDAATGGKVVGSGPSFRTPPLLKTTIYYVVAATNGCTSAPTPVIARVNPPPPTPVVTNVNICSGQVASLHADAPEGFFDWFDVPTGGVSLISSPDYTTPALTATKTYYVQVKLNDCESPRVPVTVFVSPIPQTPAPQTATVCYNTGTTLTAAAKPVGTYAWYDAAIGGRLLKTGVTFNTPALTSNTTYYVENRSNAGCISERAAVKVAVNPPVATPVAAGAVICSGAMASLFTTSPADGNYQWYDAPVGGKLLAASPHYTTPALTESKTYYLQATANGCASTRTAVQVTVIKPLAAPKVSNTTVCYNGAAVLTATGASGSYAWYDSATGGKLLSTGSTYVTPNLTSQATYYVETSVNDCVSPRTAVTVDVITRPSPPVASGTSVCSGTSAQLKAGGSGIIEWFGVPAGGTPLFTGSNFTTPKLSEKTVYYIQSRVGDCVSQRVPVTVNISSTDDTQFVYPSGTFTPKSPNPKPIINNPSGGTFTSSPAGLVFVDDHTGEIDVKASAPGQYIVTITSNGSCAATYSAGVNIVSVLNARFAYGGPFCQFGLNPQPKFFPNASAGTFTATPAGLTFTSTATGEINLAKTQPGTYEVTNTIYNFDGTIASSEKAKVTIDQGAIADAGPDQTVAPGSTVQLAGSIIGVAGGRWSGGLGKFSDPDRGDATYTPAAGERQVTLTLTTDDPSGTCGPGVDKVIINITTGLPAPTAPGTSTCKGSIATVSATGPGGTYHWYDAAENGTELSTGPNFITPPLTQTTTYYVNTTVGNLISEMTAVTVRVNEQPQPPIVRSLVACEGSPTTLTARGSKGTYQWYDAPVGGTLLSLDSIYVTPGLVSNTSYYVQAVVDGCVSERTKVDVTVTKLAKITSASANIICSGVAQSYDITADQPGTTFLWSRAAVAGISNTAVSNQSSPQITETLTSATADPVDVTYTIIPVVNGCSGQPFNYVVTVYPSPQVTSDPASKLCNMTTGNYAVGFNIPGVSFSWSREVVPGISNLAVRGQMANVIREVLYNTTNKPIDVTYVFNYQTSNCSGPPFKWVATVNPSVNITSKAADETCSGSALDYTITSNVSSATFTWSRSAVPGISNPASGTQTGNKINEVLVNKSASAINVIYVITPKAFDCDGIPFAYLVKVNPEIPQRKIRTNSPVCLNSDIKLNVDPVAKATYRWTGPDNYNASGPNPVIKNVTKKMAGIYSLYITVNNCTSLADTATVVINDPPTAKAGKNVRACVTDEYIQLEGIIGGGTNTGVWSSSGTGHFSPSENEKRARYIPSDKDKTAGSVVLTLSSTSKDDCDIATSDMTITFGKIPGVDAGKSIDVCEQQKSVKMDGTVFAPGGGKWTTSGTGTFISPESEQGAVYQPSDEDVKKGSVKLTLTANNPGQCYFATGTMTITFLPPPSVNAGGVRYVQKNHTITLTPTVSDENVQYQWLPATGLNDNKIKEPTLTGDVDGIYTLYVTDKLGCVGKSEVMIKVSPDITIPNTFTPNGDGINDFWEIKGLIAYESTTVDVFNRYGEKLFHSVGYSSPWDGLFNGKQLPAGTYFYIIDMKTGKPPLSGPVTILR